Proteins encoded together in one Streptomyces umbrinus window:
- a CDS encoding aspartate aminotransferase family protein produces the protein MTTDASQGQANGSAKHLYQRHQSVLPDWLAVYYADPIELTHGEGRHVWDAEGNKYLDFFGGILTTMTAHALPEVTKAVSEQAGRIIHSSTLYLNRPMVDLAERIARLSGIPDARVFFTTSGTEANDTALLLATAYRRSNQILAMRNSYHGRSFTSVGITGNKGWSPTSLSPLQTLYVHGGVRTRGPYADLDDAGFIAACVADLEDLLGHVRPPAALIAEPIQGVGGFTAPPDGLYAAFREVLQERGILWIADEVQTGWGRTGDNFWGWQAHGQNGPPDILTFAKGIGNGMSIGGVVARAEVMNCLDSNSISTFGGTQITMAAGLANLTYLLEHDLQGNARRVGGLLIERLRAIAAQLPGVREVRGRGLMIGIELVKPGTDQADPDAAAAVLEAAREDGLLIGKGGGHNTSVLRIAPPLSLTVAEAEEGAAILERALRSTQF, from the coding sequence GTGACGACAGACGCCTCCCAGGGCCAGGCCAACGGCTCGGCCAAGCACCTGTACCAGCGCCACCAGTCCGTCCTCCCCGACTGGCTGGCCGTCTACTACGCCGACCCGATCGAGCTCACCCACGGCGAGGGCCGCCACGTCTGGGACGCCGAGGGCAACAAGTACCTCGACTTCTTCGGCGGCATCCTCACCACGATGACCGCGCACGCCCTGCCCGAGGTGACGAAGGCCGTCAGCGAGCAGGCCGGCCGGATCATCCACTCCTCCACGCTGTATCTCAACCGGCCCATGGTGGACCTGGCCGAGCGGATCGCCAGGCTCTCGGGCATCCCGGACGCGCGCGTGTTCTTCACGACCTCCGGCACGGAGGCCAACGACACGGCCCTGCTGCTGGCCACCGCGTACCGCCGCAGCAACCAGATCCTGGCGATGCGCAACAGCTACCACGGCCGCTCGTTCACCTCGGTCGGCATCACCGGCAACAAGGGCTGGTCGCCGACCAGCCTCTCGCCCCTCCAGACGCTCTACGTGCACGGCGGCGTCCGCACCCGCGGCCCGTACGCCGATCTCGACGACGCCGGCTTCATCGCGGCCTGCGTCGCCGACCTGGAGGACCTGCTCGGCCACGTCCGCCCGCCCGCGGCCCTGATCGCCGAACCCATCCAGGGAGTCGGCGGTTTCACCGCACCGCCGGACGGCCTGTACGCGGCGTTCCGCGAGGTCCTCCAGGAGCGCGGCATCCTCTGGATCGCCGACGAGGTGCAGACCGGCTGGGGCAGGACCGGCGACAACTTCTGGGGCTGGCAGGCACACGGCCAGAACGGTCCGCCGGACATACTCACCTTCGCCAAGGGCATCGGCAACGGCATGTCCATCGGCGGCGTCGTCGCCCGCGCCGAGGTCATGAACTGCCTGGACTCCAACTCCATCTCGACGTTCGGCGGCACCCAGATCACCATGGCCGCGGGCCTCGCCAACCTCACCTACCTCCTGGAACACGACCTCCAGGGCAACGCCCGCCGCGTCGGCGGCCTGCTCATCGAGCGGCTGAGGGCCATCGCGGCCCAACTGCCGGGCGTACGGGAGGTCAGGGGCCGCGGTCTCATGATCGGCATCGAGCTGGTGAAGCCCGGCACCGACCAGGCGGACCCGGACGCGGCCGCCGCCGTGCTCGAAGCGGCCCGCGAGGACGGCCTGCTGATCGGCAAGGGCGGTGGCCACAACACCAGCGTCCTGCGCATCGCCCCACCGCTGTCGCTCACCGTCGCGGAGGCCGAGGAGGGCGCCGCGATCCTGGAGCGCGCTCTGCGGAGCACCCAGTTCTGA
- a CDS encoding CocE/NonD family hydrolase, producing MGNPRKALRTTAVGAVSATLIAGTALGLAPAAQAAPAAVRFVDITGDGGTVLKANVVMPANADASRAYPLIVLPTSWGLPQVEYLAQAQKLADSGYVVVSYNVRGFWQSGGEIEVAGPPDIADASKVIDWALANTPSDARNIGMAGVSYGAGISLLAAAHDKRVKAVASLSGWADLIDSIYSGRTQHSQAAALLNGAGQITGRPSTELQQIFKDFFASNLSKEQELIAWGKKRSPSTYVDQLNKNGAAVLLANGWGDTIFPPNQYAEFYEQLTGPKRLEYRPGDHATAEVTGLFGLPNDVWTDTSRWFDHYLKGVDNGIDREQPVQLKSRSTGGYEGYPDWKSVGATRKKIALAGSTTIRANVNSGADGGIIFLSSILDQLGRLPPVASVPLLPRRYAAVWQSEKYASAQQVRGTTKLHTTLTSTKESGTLVAYLYDVGPLGLGKLVSNAPYTFHGQTPGKPFGVDLELFSTAYDVPAGHRLALVVDTVDPLYIEHNPTGAQLTFSSPAADQSYVSVPLREQ from the coding sequence GTGGGAAACCCGCGCAAGGCCCTGCGTACCACCGCCGTAGGTGCCGTTTCGGCGACCCTGATCGCCGGCACGGCTCTCGGGCTCGCCCCCGCCGCGCAGGCGGCGCCCGCCGCTGTCCGGTTCGTGGACATCACCGGGGACGGCGGGACCGTCCTCAAGGCCAATGTCGTCATGCCCGCGAACGCCGACGCCTCCCGCGCCTACCCGCTCATCGTGCTGCCCACGAGCTGGGGCCTGCCCCAGGTCGAGTATCTCGCCCAGGCCCAGAAACTCGCCGACTCCGGCTATGTCGTGGTCAGTTACAACGTCCGCGGCTTCTGGCAGTCGGGCGGAGAGATAGAAGTAGCAGGTCCACCCGACATAGCCGACGCGTCCAAGGTCATCGACTGGGCCCTCGCCAACACCCCGTCCGACGCCCGGAACATCGGCATGGCGGGCGTCTCGTACGGCGCCGGCATCAGCCTGCTCGCCGCCGCGCACGACAAGCGCGTCAAGGCCGTCGCGTCCCTCAGCGGCTGGGCCGACCTCATCGACTCGATCTACTCGGGCCGCACTCAGCACTCCCAGGCCGCCGCCCTGCTCAACGGCGCGGGCCAGATCACCGGCCGCCCCAGCACCGAACTCCAGCAGATCTTCAAGGACTTCTTCGCCTCCAACCTCTCCAAGGAGCAGGAGCTGATCGCCTGGGGGAAGAAACGTTCCCCCTCGACCTACGTCGACCAGCTCAACAAGAACGGCGCGGCGGTCCTGCTCGCCAACGGCTGGGGCGACACGATCTTCCCGCCCAACCAATACGCCGAGTTCTACGAGCAGTTGACCGGCCCGAAGCGGCTGGAGTACCGGCCGGGCGACCACGCCACCGCCGAGGTGACCGGCCTGTTCGGGCTCCCGAACGACGTGTGGACGGACACGAGCCGCTGGTTCGACCACTACCTCAAGGGCGTGGACAACGGCATCGACCGTGAGCAGCCGGTCCAGCTCAAGTCCCGTTCCACCGGCGGCTACGAGGGCTACCCGGACTGGAAGTCGGTCGGCGCGACGCGCAAGAAGATCGCCCTCGCGGGCTCCACCACGATCCGCGCGAACGTCAACTCCGGCGCGGACGGCGGGATCATCTTCCTCTCCAGCATCCTCGACCAGCTCGGCCGACTGCCGCCGGTGGCGTCGGTCCCGCTGCTGCCCCGCCGGTACGCCGCGGTCTGGCAGTCGGAGAAGTACGCGAGCGCCCAACAGGTGCGCGGCACCACGAAATTGCACACAACCCTCACGAGTACCAAGGAGAGCGGCACCCTCGTCGCGTACCTCTACGACGTGGGCCCGCTCGGCCTCGGCAAGCTGGTCAGCAACGCGCCGTACACCTTCCACGGACAGACGCCCGGCAAGCCGTTCGGCGTCGACCTGGAGTTGTTCTCCACGGCCTACGACGTCCCGGCAGGGCATCGACTCGCCCTGGTGGTCGACACGGTCGACCCGCTCTACATCGAGCACAACCCGACCGGCGCGCAGCTGACCTTCTCCTCGCCCGCGGCCGACCAGTCGTACGTGTCGGTACCGCTGCGCGAGCAGTGA
- a CDS encoding helix-turn-helix domain-containing protein, translated as MVRTPLTPEEHERGERLGKLLREARGGRSMVEIAASAGISAETLRKIETGRAPTPAFFTVAALARVLCLSMDEIAGSCALTPA; from the coding sequence ATGGTGCGAACCCCGCTGACCCCCGAAGAGCACGAACGCGGCGAGCGGCTCGGCAAGCTGCTGCGTGAGGCCCGCGGCGGCCGCAGCATGGTGGAGATCGCCGCGAGCGCGGGCATCTCCGCCGAGACCCTCCGCAAGATCGAGACCGGCCGCGCGCCGACCCCCGCCTTCTTCACGGTGGCCGCGCTGGCGCGGGTGCTTTGCCTCTCGATGGACGAGATCGCGGGCAGCTGTGCGCTCACCCCGGCGTGA
- the ggt gene encoding gamma-glutamyltransferase produces MGRSGARSLAVVAVSAAMMSVGAAPPSSGSSGGSGPAEKVPVAVGYGGAVASVDADASAAGIEILRKGGNAVDAAVATAAALGVTEPYSSGIGGGGYFVYYDAKSRTVRTIDGRETAPLTADSGLFLENGRPIPFADAVTSGLGVGTPGTPATWQRALDSWGSKGLGSLLKPAERLARDGFTVDATFRSQTASNEARFRNFPDTAELFLPGGALPVVGSTFKNPDLARTYEELGRKGVGALYRGKLAKDIVATVNKPPVDPASGYNARPGELSLKDLAKYEAKRQAPTKTSYRGLGVYSIAPSSSGGTTVGEALNILENTDLSKATDVQYLHRYIEASRIAFADRGRWVGDPAFEDVPTKELLSQKYADSRECLIKDDAVLTSPLAPGDPRDPAACAAGGTAAPTTYEGENTTHLTAADKWGNVVAYTLTIEQTGGSGITVPDRGFILNNELTDFSFAPASPAVHDPNLPGPGKRPRSSISPTIVLDAHAKPVVALGSPGGATIVTTVLQTLTGFVDRGLPLVDAIAAPRASQRNQTTTELEPGLWNSPLRTQLESLGHGFRQNPEIGAATGVQRLPNGKWLAAAETVRRGGGSAMVVRPAP; encoded by the coding sequence ATGGGGCGCTCGGGCGCGCGGAGTCTGGCTGTGGTGGCGGTTTCGGCCGCGATGATGTCGGTGGGGGCGGCACCCCCCTCCTCAGGATCTTCCGGGGGCTCAGGTCCGGCCGAGAAGGTGCCGGTCGCCGTCGGGTACGGCGGGGCCGTCGCGAGCGTGGACGCGGATGCCTCGGCCGCCGGGATCGAGATCCTCCGCAAGGGCGGCAACGCGGTGGACGCGGCCGTCGCCACGGCGGCCGCGCTCGGCGTCACCGAGCCGTACTCGTCGGGCATCGGCGGGGGCGGCTACTTCGTCTACTACGACGCCAAGTCCCGTACGGTGCGGACGATCGACGGCCGTGAGACGGCACCCCTGACGGCCGACTCGGGGCTCTTCCTGGAGAACGGCCGGCCGATCCCGTTCGCCGACGCCGTGACCAGCGGTCTGGGCGTGGGCACGCCCGGGACGCCCGCCACCTGGCAGAGGGCGCTGGACAGCTGGGGCAGCAAGGGGCTCGGATCGCTGCTGAAGCCCGCGGAGCGGCTCGCGCGCGACGGGTTCACCGTCGACGCCACGTTCCGCTCACAGACCGCGTCCAACGAGGCACGGTTCCGGAACTTCCCCGACACGGCCGAGCTGTTCCTGCCGGGCGGTGCGCTGCCGGTGGTCGGCTCGACGTTCAAGAACCCCGATCTGGCCCGTACGTACGAGGAGCTGGGCCGCAAGGGTGTGGGCGCGCTCTATCGCGGCAAGCTGGCCAAGGACATCGTCGCCACGGTGAACAAGCCGCCGGTGGACCCGGCTTCGGGCTACAACGCGCGCCCCGGCGAGCTGTCCCTGAAGGACCTGGCGAAGTACGAGGCGAAGCGGCAGGCGCCCACGAAGACCTCGTACCGCGGACTGGGTGTCTACTCGATCGCGCCCTCGTCCTCCGGTGGCACCACGGTCGGCGAGGCACTCAACATCCTTGAGAACACCGACCTTTCGAAGGCCACGGACGTCCAGTACCTGCACCGCTACATCGAGGCGAGCCGGATCGCCTTCGCGGACCGGGGGCGCTGGGTGGGCGACCCCGCCTTCGAGGACGTACCGACGAAGGAACTCCTCTCGCAGAAGTACGCCGACTCGCGCGAGTGCCTCATCAAGGACGACGCGGTGCTGACCAGCCCGCTGGCGCCCGGTGATCCGCGCGACCCCGCGGCGTGCGCGGCCGGTGGCACGGCAGCGCCGACGACGTACGAGGGCGAGAACACGACCCATCTGACGGCGGCCGACAAGTGGGGCAACGTCGTCGCGTACACCCTCACCATCGAGCAGACCGGCGGCAGCGGGATCACCGTCCCCGACCGGGGCTTCATCCTCAACAACGAGCTGACGGACTTCTCCTTCGCGCCGGCGAGCCCGGCCGTGCACGACCCGAACCTGCCGGGGCCGGGCAAGCGCCCGCGCTCGTCGATCTCGCCGACGATCGTCCTCGACGCCCACGCCAAGCCGGTGGTGGCGCTGGGCTCGCCCGGCGGCGCGACCATCGTCACGACGGTCCTGCAGACGCTGACCGGTTTCGTCGACCGGGGCCTCCCGCTCGTCGACGCGATCGCCGCCCCGCGTGCCAGCCAGCGCAACCAGACGACCACCGAGCTCGAACCTGGCCTGTGGAACAGCCCGTTGAGGACTCAGCTGGAGTCTCTCGGCCACGGCTTCCGCCAGAACCCGGAGATCGGCGCGGCGACCGGCGTCCAACGCCTGCCGAACGGCAAGTGGCTGGCGGCGGCCGAGACCGTACGCCGGGGCGGCGGGTCGGCGATGGTGGTGCGGCCGGCGCCGTAG
- the map gene encoding type I methionyl aminopeptidase — MVELKTDTSIDAMYEAGQIVARALTAVREAAGVGVSLLELDEVAHQVLRDAGAGSPFLGYRPSFAPVPFPAVICASVNDAIVHGIPTGYRLRDGDLVSIDFGAELGGWVGDSAISFVVGTPRPADLHLVETAERALAAGIEAAVVGNRIGDIAHAIGTVCRAAGYGIPDGFGGHGIGRRMHEDPPVPNEGRPDRGLPLRHGMALAIEPMLIAGGTDEYHAAADGWTLRTNDGTRAAHAEHTVAITDAGPRILTAR, encoded by the coding sequence ATGGTGGAACTGAAGACGGACACGTCTATCGACGCGATGTACGAAGCGGGCCAGATCGTGGCCCGGGCCCTCACGGCGGTGCGGGAGGCCGCCGGCGTGGGCGTCTCGCTCCTGGAACTGGACGAGGTCGCGCACCAGGTCCTGCGGGACGCGGGCGCGGGCTCCCCCTTCCTCGGCTACCGGCCCTCCTTCGCTCCCGTGCCCTTCCCGGCCGTCATCTGCGCCTCCGTGAACGACGCGATCGTGCACGGCATCCCGACCGGCTACCGGCTGCGCGACGGCGACCTGGTCTCGATCGACTTCGGCGCCGAGCTCGGCGGCTGGGTGGGCGACTCGGCGATCAGCTTCGTGGTCGGCACACCGCGCCCCGCCGACCTGCACCTCGTCGAGACCGCAGAGCGGGCCCTCGCGGCGGGCATCGAGGCGGCCGTCGTCGGCAACCGCATCGGCGACATCGCGCACGCGATCGGCACGGTGTGCCGCGCGGCGGGGTACGGCATCCCGGACGGCTTCGGCGGCCACGGAATAGGCCGCCGTATGCACGAGGACCCGCCCGTGCCGAACGAGGGGCGGCCCGACCGCGGCCTGCCCCTCCGGCACGGCATGGCCCTCGCCATCGAGCCCATGCTCATCGCCGGCGGCACCGACGAGTACCACGCCGCCGCCGATGGCTGGACCCTCCGCACGAACGACGGGACCCGAGCGGCCCACGCGGAGCACACGGTGGCCATCACGGACGCGGGGCCGCGCATCCTGACGGCCCGCTGA
- a CDS encoding nitrilase-related carbon-nitrogen hydrolase — MANVVRAALVQATWTGDTASMVAKHEEHAREAARQGAKIIGFQEVFNAPYFCQVQEPEHYRWAEPVPDGPTVTRMRELARETGMVVVVPVFEVEQSGFYFNTAAVIDADGTYLGKYRKHHIPQVKGFWEKYYFKPGNLGWPVFDTVVGKVGVYICYDRHFPEGWRQLGLNGAQLVYNPSATSRGLSSHLWQLEQPAAAVANEYYIAAINRVGEEEYGDNDFYGTSYFVDPRGQFVGETASDKSEELVVRDLDFDLIEEVRRQWAFYRDRRPDAYEGLVQP; from the coding sequence ATGGCCAACGTCGTACGCGCCGCTCTGGTCCAGGCCACCTGGACCGGCGACACCGCATCCATGGTCGCCAAGCACGAGGAGCACGCCCGCGAGGCGGCCCGTCAGGGTGCGAAGATCATCGGATTCCAGGAAGTCTTCAACGCCCCCTACTTCTGCCAGGTCCAGGAGCCGGAGCACTACCGCTGGGCGGAACCGGTACCGGACGGCCCCACCGTCACCCGTATGCGGGAGCTCGCCCGCGAGACCGGCATGGTCGTGGTGGTCCCGGTCTTCGAGGTCGAACAGTCCGGCTTCTACTTCAACACGGCGGCGGTGATCGACGCCGACGGCACGTACCTCGGCAAGTACCGCAAGCACCACATCCCCCAGGTCAAGGGCTTCTGGGAGAAGTACTACTTCAAACCGGGCAACCTCGGCTGGCCCGTCTTCGACACCGTGGTCGGCAAGGTCGGCGTCTACATCTGCTACGACCGGCACTTCCCGGAGGGCTGGCGTCAGCTCGGTCTGAACGGCGCGCAGCTCGTCTACAATCCGTCGGCGACCTCCCGCGGTCTGTCCTCCCACCTCTGGCAGCTGGAGCAGCCCGCCGCGGCCGTCGCGAACGAGTACTACATCGCCGCGATCAACCGTGTCGGCGAGGAGGAGTACGGGGACAACGACTTCTACGGGACGTCGTACTTCGTCGACCCGCGAGGCCAGTTCGTCGGCGAGACCGCGAGCGACAAGAGCGAGGAACTCGTCGTCCGCGACCTCGACTTCGACCTGATCGAGGAGGTCCGCCGGCAGTGGGCCTTCTACCGGGACCGTCGCCCCGACGCGTACGAAGGGCTGGTGCAGCCGTGA